A genomic region of Sulfobacillus acidophilus DSM 10332 contains the following coding sequences:
- a CDS encoding 5-(carboxyamino)imidazole ribonucleotide mutase (PFAM: AIR carboxylase~TIGRFAM: phosphoribosylaminoimidazole carboxylase, PurE protein~COGs: COG0041 Phosphoribosylcarboxyaminoimidazole (NCAIR) mutase~InterPro IPR000031~KEGG: rxy:Rxyl_0253 phosphoribosylaminoimidazole carboxylase, catalytic subunit~PFAM: 1-(5-Phosphoribosyl)-5-amino-4-imidazole-carboxylate (AIR) carboxylase~PRIAM: Phosphoribosylaminoimidazole carboxylase~SPTR: Phosphoribosylaminoimidazole carboxylase, catalytic subunit;~TIGRFAM: 1-(5-Phosphoribosyl)-5-amino-4-imidazole-carboxylate (AIR) carboxylase): MVAIAMGSRSDWETMKHTAEILRDLAVPHTVHVLSAHRTPDRMLDFAREAADHGYRVIVAGAGGAAHLPGMMATVTLLPVIGVPVLSAALQGLDSLLSIVQMPGGIPVATMAIGRAGAINAGLLAAEILALQDDGIRERLAAYRENLRRTVIQSEEAVREAWQTQGASE; encoded by the coding sequence ATGGTGGCGATTGCCATGGGGAGCCGGTCCGATTGGGAAACGATGAAGCATACCGCCGAGATTTTAAGAGACTTGGCGGTGCCGCATACCGTACACGTCTTATCGGCCCACCGGACACCGGACCGCATGCTGGACTTTGCACGTGAGGCGGCGGACCACGGGTACCGGGTGATTGTGGCCGGGGCGGGAGGAGCCGCCCACTTACCGGGTATGATGGCCACGGTGACTTTGTTGCCGGTGATTGGGGTACCGGTTTTGAGCGCCGCGTTACAAGGCCTGGATTCGTTACTTTCGATTGTTCAGATGCCGGGCGGGATTCCTGTCGCCACGATGGCCATCGGTCGGGCGGGCGCGATTAATGCGGGGCTCTTGGCGGCGGAAATTCTGGCCTTACAGGATGACGGCATCCGCGAACGCCTCGCGGCCTATCGGGAGAACCTGCGGCGCACGGTGATTCAGAGTGAGGAGGCAGTACGAGAGGCATGGCAGACACAAGGCGCCTCCGAGTAG
- a CDS encoding 5-(carboxyamino)imidazole ribonucleotide synthase (PFAM: ATP-grasp domain~TIGRFAM: phosphoribosylaminoimidazole carboxylase, PurK protein~COGs: COG0026 Phosphoribosylaminoimidazole carboxylase (NCAIR synthetase)~InterPro IPR003135:IPR005875~KEGG: sth:STH1807 phosphoribosylaminoimidazole carboxylase II~PFAM: ATP-grasp fold, ATP-dependent carboxylate-amine ligase-type~PRIAM: Phosphoribosylaminoimidazole carboxylase~SPTR: Phosphoribosylaminoimidazole carboxylase II;~TIGRFAM: Phosphoribosylaminoimidazole carboxylase, ATPase subunit): MADTRRLRVGDWIGILGGGQLGRMMALAAREMGFHLVVWDPDPDAPAKEVADVCLCKPWDDPTGRAEMLAHTQVITYEFENVDPGLAAALAESVPVFPPPAMLTTTRHRVREKTAVRAAGLLTTPFRPVSSASDLAEAAKTVGLPAILKTVEGGYDGKGQVPISDASEIDRAFDTLGAGQVELIWERRVSFIQEVSVIVGRGIDGRTVTFPVTENHHEKGILDWSVVPARISEAARQRADQAARRLAEFLGLVGVMAVEFFVTADEQVLVNEMAPRPHNSGHWTIEGALPSQFGLHIRAISGWPVTEPVWLGPTAMSNILGDHLLTGPWDLAGPLDRPGVSVHWYGKSAVRTGRKMGHITAVGSSREDVVERVITARQQLVSAKEGQGHA, from the coding sequence ATGGCAGACACAAGGCGCCTCCGAGTAGGCGATTGGATTGGCATTTTGGGCGGCGGACAATTGGGGCGCATGATGGCGTTAGCCGCGCGCGAAATGGGGTTTCACTTGGTGGTGTGGGATCCCGACCCCGACGCACCGGCAAAAGAAGTGGCTGACGTTTGTTTATGTAAGCCCTGGGATGACCCGACCGGCCGTGCGGAGATGTTGGCGCACACGCAGGTGATTACCTATGAATTTGAAAATGTCGATCCGGGTTTGGCGGCGGCGTTAGCCGAAAGCGTGCCGGTATTTCCTCCCCCCGCCATGTTAACCACGACCCGGCACCGGGTGCGGGAAAAAACGGCCGTGCGGGCGGCCGGGCTCTTGACCACGCCCTTTCGGCCCGTTTCAAGCGCCTCGGATTTGGCCGAGGCGGCAAAGACGGTGGGATTGCCCGCCATTTTAAAGACAGTTGAAGGGGGCTATGACGGCAAAGGGCAAGTCCCTATCTCAGATGCCTCCGAGATCGACCGGGCCTTTGACACGCTGGGGGCCGGTCAAGTCGAATTGATTTGGGAGCGCCGGGTGTCTTTTATTCAAGAGGTCTCGGTCATCGTCGGCCGCGGCATTGACGGACGGACAGTGACCTTTCCAGTCACGGAAAATCATCATGAAAAAGGTATTTTAGATTGGAGCGTCGTCCCGGCCCGCATTAGCGAGGCGGCGCGACAGCGGGCGGATCAGGCGGCCCGTCGGCTCGCCGAGTTTTTGGGATTGGTGGGGGTCATGGCGGTGGAGTTTTTCGTGACGGCGGATGAGCAGGTGTTAGTCAACGAGATGGCTCCTCGGCCACATAATTCCGGTCATTGGACCATCGAGGGGGCGTTACCTTCTCAATTCGGGCTACACATTCGGGCCATCAGCGGGTGGCCGGTGACCGAGCCGGTGTGGCTCGGACCGACCGCGATGAGCAACATCTTAGGCGACCACTTGCTTACAGGGCCATGGGATTTAGCCGGGCCGCTCGACCGGCCGGGGGTATCCGTTCACTGGTATGGCAAATCGGCCGTTCGGACCGGCCGGAAAATGGGCCATATCACGGCCGTGGGGTCGTCTCGGGAGGATGTTGTCGAGCGGGTGATCACGGCACGCCAGCAATTGGTGTCCGCCAAGGAGGGACAGGGCCATGCCTAG